The following proteins are co-located in the Lagenorhynchus albirostris chromosome 4, mLagAlb1.1, whole genome shotgun sequence genome:
- the TMA16 gene encoding translation machinery-associated protein 16 has product MPKAPKGKGVGQEKKVIHPYSRKAAQITREAHKQEKKEKLKNEKALRLKLIGEKLQWFQNHLDPKKVGYSKRDACELIERYLNRFSSELEQIELHNSIKARRGRRHCAREAAIKQTTEREWRQYRGCGLEIPDILNAGNLKTFREWDFDLKKLPNIKMRKICANDAVPKKCKRKPVTAVDRDLGELELKDESSDTDEEMTAVA; this is encoded by the exons CCTAAAgcaccaaagggaaaaggtgtaggacaagaaaaaaaagtcatccatCCATACAGTAGAAAAGCGGCTCAAATTACGAGAGAGGcccacaaacaagaaaaaaaggaaaa ACTGAAGAATGAAAAGGCGTTACGTCTCAAACTTATTG GTGAAAAACTGCAGTGGTTTCAAAATCATCTTGATCCCAAAAAAGTAGGATATTCAAAGAGAGATGCTTGTGAATTAATTGAAAG gtATTTAAATCGGTTCAGCAGTGAGCTGGAGCAGATTGAGTTACACAACAGCATCAAGGCCAGGCGGGGCCGGCGGCACTGCGCCCGAGAGGCGGCCATCAAGCAGACCACGGAGCGAGAGTGGCGGCAGTACAGGGGCTGCGGCCTCG agaTTCCAGACATTTTAAATGCAGGTAATCTGAAAACTTTTAG GGAATGGGATTTTGATCTGAAGAAATTGCCAaacattaaaatgagaaaaatctgtgCTAATGATGCAGTGCCTAAGAAGTGTAAGAGGAAACCTGTGACAGCTGTAGACAGAGATTTAGGAGAATTGGAACTGAAAGATGAATCAAGtgacacagatgaggaaatgactGCAGTGGCCTAA